One Moorella sp. E308F genomic region harbors:
- a CDS encoding nucleoside recognition domain-containing protein gives MAGQKTDPVLVEARRLAGDLEDSYRDRIVAALYARAEAIASRAVKEAPAPRRELDWRLDAILTSRLWGYPIMLALLAVVFWLTLKGANYPSALLASLLFAFQDILTSLFHRLDAPAWLHGIVVLGMYRTLAWVVAVMLPPMAIFFPLFTLLEDLGYLPRIAFNLDNFFKKAGAHGKQALTMCMGFGCNAAGVVGCRIIDSPRERLLAILTNNFSPCNGRFPTLITLAGIFMGGLLTTAAGVAAATLTVVGIILLGIVLMFFTSWLLSRTLLKGVPSSFTLELPPYRPPQVLRVIIRSVLDRTLYVLVRAVLVAAPAGAFTWVLANVHLGAFSIIDHMAGWLQPLGKVVGLDGYILLAFILGLPANEIVIPILLMSYLSTGMLTEVNSLAALGEILVRHGWTWITALNVMLFSLMHWPCGTTLLTIYKETKSLKWPLLAAVIPTALGLAACFLVKLLAGLLDIVAAG, from the coding sequence ATGGCTGGTCAGAAAACCGACCCGGTACTTGTTGAGGCCCGGCGCCTGGCCGGTGACCTGGAGGATTCTTACCGCGACCGGATTGTGGCGGCCCTTTACGCCCGGGCGGAAGCCATTGCTTCCCGGGCCGTCAAGGAGGCACCTGCGCCGCGGCGGGAACTTGACTGGCGGCTGGATGCCATTTTAACCTCCAGGCTCTGGGGATATCCCATCATGCTAGCTTTACTGGCCGTTGTCTTCTGGCTGACCCTTAAGGGGGCCAATTACCCCTCCGCGCTGCTGGCCAGCTTACTATTTGCTTTTCAAGATATACTTACCAGCTTATTTCACCGGCTGGATGCCCCTGCCTGGTTACATGGCATCGTGGTCCTGGGCATGTACCGCACCCTGGCCTGGGTAGTTGCCGTCATGCTGCCGCCCATGGCCATCTTTTTCCCCCTGTTTACCCTCCTGGAGGACCTGGGTTACCTGCCGCGCATTGCTTTCAACCTGGACAATTTCTTTAAAAAGGCCGGCGCTCATGGCAAGCAGGCTTTAACCATGTGCATGGGCTTCGGCTGCAATGCCGCCGGCGTCGTGGGCTGCCGCATCATCGATTCCCCCCGGGAACGGCTACTGGCCATCCTGACCAACAATTTTTCCCCCTGTAACGGCCGTTTTCCCACGCTAATTACCCTGGCCGGCATCTTTATGGGCGGTTTGCTCACCACGGCGGCCGGGGTAGCGGCAGCAACTCTCACCGTGGTCGGGATTATCTTGCTGGGTATTGTACTGATGTTTTTTACTTCCTGGTTGCTCTCCCGGACCCTCCTGAAAGGTGTACCCTCATCCTTTACCCTGGAATTGCCCCCCTACCGGCCGCCCCAGGTGTTACGGGTAATCATCCGCTCCGTCCTGGACCGGACCCTCTATGTGCTGGTCAGGGCTGTCCTGGTGGCCGCCCCGGCCGGAGCCTTTACCTGGGTCCTGGCCAATGTCCACCTGGGCGCTTTCAGTATTATCGACCACATGGCCGGCTGGCTGCAGCCCTTAGGCAAGGTGGTTGGCCTGGATGGCTACATCCTCCTGGCCTTCATCCTGGGCCTGCCGGCTAATGAGATCGTCATCCCCATCCTGTTGATGAGTTACCTCTCGACAGGTATGCTCACAGAGGTGAATAGCCTGGCCGCGCTGGGAGAAATCCTGGTGCGACACGGATGGACCTGGATTACCGCCCTTAATGTCATGCTGTTTTCCCTTATGCACTGGCCCTGTGGGACCACCCTGCTGACCATTTATAAAGAAACGAAAAGCCTGAAATGGCCCCTCCTGGCGGCTGTAATCCCGACGGCCCTGGGCCTGGCTGCCTGCTTCCTGGTAAAGCTGCTGGCAGGCCTGCTGGATATTGTCGCGGCAGGATGA
- a CDS encoding FeoB small GTPase domain-containing protein, producing the protein MGLTNQATGFRTLRENFLPASTGGYLVALAGNPNAGKSTVFNALTGLKQHTGNWPGKTVLQARGKFTHQGHTFTLVDLPGTYSLLANSVEEQVARDFICFGRPDVTVVVVDATCLERNLNLVLQVTETTNAVVVCLNLMDEARRKRIAIDVPLLARELGVPVVPTAARRGEGLAHLKDTIAAVATGALCPGPAPIIYDADIEAAAGRLAKQLQPLLRGRLNARWVALRLLEGDATLLQGIQQFLGVDLSEPGIKLQVKEVLV; encoded by the coding sequence ATGGGGCTAACAAACCAGGCAACAGGCTTTCGTACTTTACGGGAAAACTTTCTCCCGGCCAGCACCGGCGGCTACCTGGTAGCCCTGGCCGGGAATCCCAATGCCGGCAAAAGCACGGTTTTCAATGCCCTGACCGGCTTAAAACAGCACACCGGCAACTGGCCCGGTAAGACTGTTTTGCAGGCCCGGGGCAAATTTACCCACCAGGGCCATACCTTTACCCTGGTAGACCTCCCGGGTACGTACTCCTTACTGGCCAATTCCGTCGAGGAACAGGTGGCCCGGGATTTTATCTGCTTCGGCAGGCCCGATGTCACGGTGGTAGTCGTCGATGCCACCTGCCTGGAACGCAACCTCAACCTGGTCCTCCAGGTAACAGAAACGACAAACGCCGTGGTGGTTTGCTTGAATCTAATGGATGAAGCACGGCGAAAAAGGATAGCTATTGATGTCCCCCTCCTGGCCAGGGAATTAGGAGTGCCGGTGGTACCAACGGCGGCAAGAAGGGGGGAGGGGCTGGCTCATTTAAAAGATACGATTGCTGCTGTGGCAACAGGCGCCCTCTGCCCGGGCCCCGCACCCATAATTTATGACGCCGATATTGAAGCGGCCGCCGGCCGGCTGGCAAAGCAATTGCAGCCGCTTTTAAGGGGCCGGCTTAATGCCCGGTGGGTGGCCCTGCGCCTGCTGGAAGGCGACGCAACTCTGTTACAGGGAATACAACAGTTTTTAGGCGTCGACTTATCTGAGCCCGGGATAAAGTTACAGGTAAAAGAGGTGCTGGTATAA
- a CDS encoding spore germination protein yields MLWIWHRLWRQATPGKQTSNEHALPITTRLDANINYLKKTFGQSEDLVIREIELPGKKLALVYLETLIDRDVVQRDILRSLLALQAIPLSGDEAKFSRLIRARLTIGDLQEERLWSKIITGLLDGKAVLMVEGYSRCLLLSIEGWEKRPVEEPVNEVSIRGPREGFAENLATNISLIRRRLRAPELRFEAMNLGRRTHTKVVICYLEGLVLKGILEELRRRLQRIDIDGILESGYIEELIEDAPHSPFPQLNRTERPDKLVADLLEGRIAVLTDGTPFALILPGSLVSQLHAPDDYYERWPLSIGVRLFRFLGIFIALLLPSLYVALTTFHQEMIPTPLAISIAAQRELVPYPAVVEALIMQVLFEILIEAGIRLPRAIGPAISIVGALVIGEAAVRAGLMSAAMVIVIAATAIASFTIPTFGLSQAVRMLRLPMILLAGFLGLLGIFAGLLVILIHLVSLRSFGEPYLSPLAPFIWEAQKDLVVRVPWWAMLWRPVLTGWRDLRRIKPGLHPFITARDKNAQDELETQLGEGKGKSVTTRKGRRKKTRKLARKR; encoded by the coding sequence TTGCTCTGGATATGGCACCGTTTATGGCGCCAAGCCACCCCGGGCAAGCAAACTTCGAACGAACACGCCCTGCCGATAACTACCAGGCTTGATGCTAACATTAATTACCTTAAAAAAACCTTTGGCCAGAGTGAGGACCTGGTCATCAGGGAGATAGAACTGCCAGGTAAAAAACTGGCGCTGGTTTACCTGGAAACCCTGATCGACCGGGATGTGGTCCAGCGGGATATCCTGCGTTCCCTGTTAGCCTTGCAGGCAATACCGCTATCGGGGGACGAGGCCAAATTTAGCCGGTTGATCCGCGCCAGGTTAACCATCGGCGATCTTCAAGAAGAGAGGCTGTGGTCAAAGATAATCACCGGCTTGCTGGACGGTAAGGCAGTTTTAATGGTTGAAGGATATAGCCGGTGCCTGCTGCTCAGTATAGAAGGTTGGGAAAAAAGGCCGGTCGAAGAACCTGTCAATGAAGTTAGTATCCGTGGCCCCCGCGAGGGATTTGCTGAAAATTTAGCAACGAATATCTCTCTCATCAGGCGGCGGCTGCGTGCGCCCGAGCTTCGTTTTGAAGCTATGAACCTGGGCCGGCGCACCCACACCAAGGTGGTTATCTGTTACCTGGAAGGACTGGTATTAAAGGGAATTCTGGAAGAACTCCGCCGCCGGTTGCAGCGTATTGATATTGACGGTATCCTGGAAAGCGGCTATATTGAGGAACTCATTGAAGACGCTCCCCATTCTCCTTTTCCCCAGCTTAACCGCACGGAAAGGCCGGATAAACTGGTTGCCGATTTATTAGAAGGGAGGATAGCCGTCTTGACTGATGGTACACCCTTTGCCCTGATCCTCCCGGGCAGCCTGGTATCCCAGTTGCATGCTCCGGACGATTATTATGAGCGCTGGCCTTTAAGTATAGGGGTGCGCCTGTTCCGCTTTTTAGGAATATTTATCGCCCTGCTCCTACCGTCCCTTTATGTAGCTTTGACTACCTTCCACCAGGAAATGATTCCTACCCCCCTGGCAATTTCTATCGCTGCCCAGCGTGAACTGGTGCCGTACCCGGCCGTTGTTGAAGCTTTAATCATGCAGGTGCTCTTTGAAATTCTCATTGAAGCCGGCATAAGGTTACCCCGGGCCATCGGACCGGCGATTAGCATCGTAGGAGCCCTGGTAATCGGTGAAGCAGCCGTCCGGGCGGGGCTGATGTCGGCGGCAATGGTTATTGTTATTGCCGCTACAGCCATCGCTTCGTTCACCATACCTACATTTGGCCTGAGCCAGGCCGTGAGGATGCTTCGCCTGCCGATGATTCTTTTAGCCGGTTTTCTGGGCCTGCTTGGTATTTTTGCCGGCTTGCTGGTCATTTTAATCCACCTGGTGAGCCTGAGGAGTTTTGGTGAGCCTTATCTCAGCCCCCTGGCACCATTTATTTGGGAAGCGCAAAAAGACCTGGTGGTGAGGGTGCCCTGGTGGGCCATGCTCTGGCGGCCTGTACTCACCGGCTGGCGCGATTTGCGGCGTATTAAACCAGGCCTGCACCCTTTTATTACAGCTAGAGATAAAAATGCCCAGGATGAACTGGAAACGCAGTTGGGTGAAGGCAAAGGGAAAAGCGTTACCACCAGGAAGGGAAGAAGAAAAAAAACGAGGAAGCTGGCGAGGAAGAGATAA
- a CDS encoding GerAB/ArcD/ProY family transporter translates to MGEKGRISLWQFFLLVTGYLIGTSTLIVPVGPAKQDAWISYLLAGTLGLGAAYCYTALGRRFPRESPVQYASRVLGRWLGTCLNIIFLWYALHLAALVLRNVVDLYKLIVLPQTPMEIVAGVFAGLAAYAVRLGIEVPARMGELLLPLVIVAILVLTALAEAVPGLAHWEALLPVMERGPLPVLRGVYPAFVFPFGETVFFLVLLPFLTEPKKSFAPFARAVIIASLLTTLVLVRNIIVLGASETARINFPSLIAIQMINIGDFLQRLEPVIIFVWSFTILLKLTVVYYTFTLGTAQLLGLQDYRPLVLPAGLLLTFLTMSLYENFSQMLIFAGRAFPFYFLPAYLIYPASLLLVAKIRNIKG, encoded by the coding sequence GTGGGTGAAAAAGGCAGGATATCTCTCTGGCAATTTTTTTTGCTGGTTACCGGGTACCTTATTGGTACCTCTACCCTGATCGTCCCTGTCGGGCCGGCCAAACAGGACGCCTGGATATCTTATCTTCTAGCGGGAACCCTGGGCCTGGGTGCGGCCTATTGCTATACTGCCCTCGGCCGGCGCTTCCCGCGAGAATCACCGGTGCAATATGCCTCCCGGGTTTTGGGGCGATGGCTGGGAACCTGCTTGAATATTATTTTTCTCTGGTACGCCCTGCACCTGGCAGCCCTGGTTTTGCGTAACGTTGTTGATTTATACAAGCTGATCGTTTTGCCCCAAACGCCAATGGAAATCGTTGCCGGGGTTTTTGCCGGCCTGGCCGCCTACGCCGTTCGGCTGGGGATAGAAGTCCCGGCCCGGATGGGTGAACTCTTACTTCCTCTTGTAATTGTTGCCATCTTAGTTCTTACTGCCCTGGCTGAAGCTGTCCCGGGACTGGCTCACTGGGAAGCCCTCCTCCCGGTTATGGAAAGGGGGCCGCTACCTGTTCTGCGTGGGGTCTACCCGGCCTTTGTCTTTCCCTTTGGCGAGACCGTTTTCTTTTTGGTTCTTTTACCTTTTTTAACCGAACCCAAAAAAAGCTTTGCTCCCTTCGCCCGGGCCGTAATCATAGCGTCATTGCTCACTACGCTGGTACTGGTACGTAACATCATCGTCCTGGGCGCTTCCGAAACGGCGCGCATTAATTTCCCCAGCCTTATAGCCATCCAGATGATTAATATTGGCGACTTTCTGCAACGCCTGGAACCGGTCATCATTTTCGTCTGGAGCTTTACCATTTTATTAAAACTGACTGTTGTCTACTATACCTTTACCCTGGGCACGGCCCAGCTTTTAGGCCTGCAAGATTACCGCCCTCTGGTGTTGCCGGCAGGCCTTCTGCTAACCTTTTTAACCATGAGCCTCTATGAAAATTTTTCCCAAATGTTAATCTTTGCCGGTCGCGCCTTCCCGTTTTATTTCCTTCCTGCTTACCTGATCTACCCGGCTTCGCTGCTCCTGGTAGCTAAAATACGCAATATTAAAGGGTAA
- the mntR gene encoding transcriptional regulator MntR has product MLTESMEDYLEMIYRLIQEKGYVRAVDLAEALNVQPSSVTRMIQKLHEEGFIQYAKYRHIALTDKGKRLGYFLVWRDAVLKEFLTLLNARVGVEEQVEGIEHYITPPTMCLFRNLVQYFRTHPECLEEVHAMSRLNKYPEGEKLEDLRAWLFRHSSD; this is encoded by the coding sequence ATGTTGACGGAAAGTATGGAAGATTACCTGGAGATGATCTACAGGCTAATCCAGGAAAAAGGTTATGTCCGGGCAGTCGACCTGGCTGAAGCCCTGAACGTCCAGCCCTCATCCGTTACCAGGATGATTCAGAAGCTCCATGAAGAGGGTTTTATCCAGTACGCAAAGTACCGGCATATTGCCCTCACCGATAAAGGGAAACGGCTGGGGTATTTTCTCGTCTGGCGCGATGCCGTGCTCAAAGAGTTTTTAACCCTCCTCAACGCCCGGGTAGGGGTGGAAGAACAGGTAGAAGGCATCGAGCATTACATCACGCCGCCTACCATGTGCCTGTTTCGCAACCTGGTCCAGTACTTTCGCACCCATCCCGAATGCCTGGAAGAGGTCCATGCCATGAGTCGGCTCAACAAGTATCCGGAAGGAGAAAAACTGGAGGACCTCAGGGCCTGGCTGTTCCGCCACAGCAGCGACTAA
- a CDS encoding ABC transporter ATP-binding protein, translated as MPLFQCENLTYYYPDREKPALKGIDLSIEEGEFLLITGGSGSGKSSLARALAGLIPDFYGGRFGGKVYFQGRDMGQMDRRKLAREVGIVFQDPEKQLVMTSVEAEIAFGLENLGLPQAEMSRRVAEVLSFLDLAEVRQEFTAHLSGGQKQKLALAAVLAMQPRALVLDEPTSQLDPVAAEEFFNLIKRLNEEMGLTIILIEQRLERCFHLADRVVLMEDGQVKYEGTPEQLARWAVAREIPFIPPVARFFARLGFPSVPVTVKEGRRLLRSNFNYRKFPPLRPVVNENPGEPVLTMSRVWFTYPNGKEALQDISLQIAGGELVAILGNNGAGKSTLLKTMAGLLKPGRGRVLVMGRDLSNECRPGDGRIAYLSQNPNDYLFQDTVEEELLFTLKNFGLTDDGVVDELLKKLGLQRYRRVNPRDLSSGERQRVALASILVTRPRLLVLDEPTRGMDYRLKDELGGMLTGLSREGVSVVLVTHDVEFAAAYATRVLLLFAGRIVADGSKHQVLGQSVFYSTQIGKMCRGYVDGVLTLQDALDRLEPVWPARQAVPEVR; from the coding sequence TTGCCCTTATTTCAATGTGAAAATTTGACCTATTATTACCCGGATAGGGAAAAACCGGCCTTAAAAGGCATTGATTTAAGTATCGAGGAAGGGGAGTTTTTGCTTATAACCGGCGGTTCGGGATCGGGCAAGTCTTCTTTAGCGCGGGCGCTGGCCGGACTGATCCCGGACTTTTACGGCGGCAGGTTTGGGGGCAAGGTTTATTTTCAAGGGCGGGACATGGGCCAGATGGACCGGCGAAAACTGGCCCGGGAAGTAGGGATAGTCTTCCAGGATCCGGAAAAGCAGCTGGTTATGACCAGTGTCGAGGCCGAGATCGCTTTCGGCCTGGAAAACCTGGGCTTGCCCCAGGCAGAAATGTCCCGGCGGGTAGCCGAAGTCCTGAGCTTTCTGGATCTGGCAGAGGTAAGACAGGAATTTACCGCGCACCTTTCCGGCGGGCAGAAGCAAAAGCTGGCTCTGGCTGCCGTCCTGGCCATGCAGCCAAGAGCGCTGGTTTTAGACGAGCCTACCTCCCAGCTGGATCCAGTAGCGGCCGAGGAATTTTTTAATCTCATTAAACGGTTAAATGAGGAGATGGGCCTGACCATAATTTTAATCGAGCAGCGGCTGGAAAGGTGTTTCCACCTTGCTGATCGGGTAGTGCTCATGGAAGACGGCCAGGTCAAATATGAGGGTACACCGGAACAACTGGCCCGCTGGGCGGTAGCAAGGGAAATTCCTTTTATTCCTCCCGTGGCTCGTTTTTTTGCCCGGCTAGGTTTCCCCTCTGTTCCCGTTACCGTCAAGGAAGGACGCCGGTTACTGCGGTCCAACTTTAACTACCGGAAGTTTCCTCCTTTAAGGCCGGTAGTAAATGAAAATCCGGGAGAACCGGTTTTGACCATGAGCAGGGTATGGTTTACCTATCCCAACGGTAAAGAAGCCCTGCAGGACATCAGTTTGCAAATTGCCGGCGGTGAGCTGGTGGCTATCCTGGGTAATAACGGCGCCGGTAAATCCACCCTCCTGAAGACCATGGCCGGCTTGTTAAAACCGGGACGGGGCCGGGTGCTGGTAATGGGCCGCGACCTGAGTAACGAGTGCCGGCCCGGGGACGGCAGGATTGCCTACCTTTCCCAGAATCCCAATGATTATCTCTTCCAGGATACCGTGGAAGAGGAATTACTATTCACCTTAAAAAATTTCGGTCTAACCGATGACGGTGTGGTTGACGAACTCCTGAAGAAGCTCGGCTTACAGCGCTACCGGCGGGTAAACCCCCGCGATTTAAGCAGCGGCGAGCGCCAGCGGGTAGCCCTGGCCTCGATACTGGTGACCCGGCCCCGGCTTCTGGTACTGGACGAACCTACCCGGGGGATGGATTATCGTTTGAAAGACGAGCTGGGAGGAATGTTGACGGGCTTAAGCAGGGAGGGAGTAAGTGTGGTATTGGTGACCCACGATGTAGAATTTGCCGCCGCCTACGCCACGCGGGTGCTGCTGCTGTTTGCCGGCCGGATCGTAGCCGATGGATCTAAACACCAGGTCCTGGGCCAGTCGGTTTTTTATTCCACCCAGATTGGTAAAATGTGCCGCGGCTATGTTGACGGTGTCCTGACCCTGCAAGATGCCCTGGACAGGCTGGAACCCGTATGGCCTGCCAGGCAGGCAGTTCCAGAAGTAAGGTGA
- a CDS encoding FeoA family protein, with amino-acid sequence MSTITSLSNLRPGSSGEVVSLQARGLARRRLLDLGLVPGTRVVALRRSPSGDPTAFFIRGATIALRREEGREVLVQQV; translated from the coding sequence ATGAGTACGATCACTAGCCTCAGCAACCTCAGGCCGGGCAGTTCCGGCGAAGTAGTTTCCTTACAGGCCCGGGGCCTGGCCCGGCGCCGCCTCCTGGATCTCGGGCTGGTACCGGGCACAAGGGTGGTGGCCTTACGCCGCAGTCCCAGTGGTGACCCTACGGCCTTTTTTATCCGCGGGGCGACCATTGCCCTGCGGCGGGAAGAAGGCCGGGAGGTCCTGGTGCAGCAAGTGTAA
- a CDS encoding aminotransferase class V-fold PLP-dependent enzyme encodes MIYLNNAATSWPKPEVVYQTADARLRQLSGSVNRGGNKGALDAGRVVLETRELLAALFGIREPEQIVFTVNATAALNLALQGLLESGDHVIISSMEHNAVVRPLYALKNKGVEFTIVNCAADGTLDPLAVEKAIQSRTRLICLTHASNVTGTIMPIHEVGEIARRHHLQYLVDTAQTAGEISVDVETAGITLLAFTGHKGLMGPPGTGGLYIRYPDTIRPLIYGGTGSSSELFTQPEIMPDKFESGTINAPAIAALGAGVRFIQETGLEKIRRHTRELTGQLLEGLQQIPEVTVYGPAEPERRVPVISINIRGISAGEASAWLADHYEIATRSGLHCAPLAHQTTGTLATGTLRLSPGYFNTSAEIETTLAAVRELVGVLRDA; translated from the coding sequence ATGATTTACCTGAATAATGCCGCCACCTCCTGGCCCAAACCGGAAGTCGTCTACCAGACGGCTGATGCCAGGTTACGACAGTTGAGCGGCAGCGTTAACCGCGGGGGCAATAAAGGGGCCCTGGACGCCGGCCGGGTAGTGCTGGAAACGCGAGAATTGCTGGCAGCTCTTTTCGGCATCCGGGAGCCGGAACAGATAGTCTTCACGGTCAATGCTACCGCAGCCCTGAACCTGGCCCTCCAAGGACTGCTGGAATCCGGGGACCATGTCATTATCAGCAGCATGGAACATAATGCCGTGGTTCGGCCCTTATACGCCCTGAAAAACAAGGGAGTGGAATTTACCATCGTTAACTGTGCCGCCGACGGCACCCTGGACCCCCTGGCGGTGGAAAAAGCAATCCAGTCGCGTACCAGGCTGATCTGCCTCACCCATGCTTCCAATGTTACTGGCACCATTATGCCTATTCATGAAGTGGGAGAGATCGCCCGCCGCCACCACCTCCAGTACCTGGTAGATACGGCCCAGACGGCCGGGGAAATTTCCGTAGATGTAGAAACGGCCGGGATTACCCTGCTGGCCTTTACCGGCCATAAGGGATTAATGGGTCCTCCCGGTACCGGCGGTCTTTATATCCGCTACCCGGATACTATCAGGCCGCTCATCTATGGTGGTACGGGAAGCAGCTCGGAGTTGTTTACCCAGCCAGAAATAATGCCCGACAAATTTGAAAGCGGCACTATCAATGCCCCGGCCATTGCCGCCCTGGGGGCGGGGGTAAGATTTATCCAGGAAACCGGGTTAGAGAAGATCCGCCGGCATACCCGGGAGCTGACAGGCCAGCTTTTAGAGGGCTTGCAGCAAATCCCGGAAGTGACTGTCTACGGCCCTGCGGAGCCGGAAAGGCGGGTACCGGTGATATCAATCAATATCCGGGGTATCTCGGCAGGGGAGGCCAGCGCCTGGCTGGCGGATCATTATGAAATTGCAACTCGTTCAGGTCTCCACTGCGCCCCCCTGGCCCACCAGACCACCGGTACCCTAGCGACAGGTACCTTGCGGCTGAGCCCGGGGTACTTTAATACCTCGGCCGAAATCGAGACCACCCTGGCTGCCGTGCGGGAACTGGTAGGGGTGCTGCGGGATGCCTGA
- a CDS encoding alpha/beta-type small acid-soluble spore protein — translation MSHKKDNDRLRTERQLDKLKWETAKELGLDDDLANPGDELTTGEAGKIGGNMVRKLVKAGEKALAEEGERKARLNLQDEL, via the coding sequence ATGAGCCACAAAAAGGATAATGACCGGCTGCGGACGGAAAGACAGCTCGACAAATTGAAGTGGGAAACGGCCAAAGAATTGGGTCTGGATGATGACCTGGCCAACCCGGGGGATGAGTTGACCACCGGGGAAGCCGGTAAAATCGGCGGCAATATGGTGCGCAAACTGGTGAAGGCGGGGGAAAAGGCCCTGGCGGAAGAAGGCGAGCGTAAAGCCCGTTTAAACCTGCAGGATGAGCTGTAG
- a CDS encoding DUF3343 domain-containing protein, whose product MPDELVLLTFPSTHYALKAEKTVQGAGLQGRLIPMPRELSSLCGLALELEPEISVHALALLEAAGVRLEKKVKVLKDRGRIRVIEAIEKYEAGDLREREESGS is encoded by the coding sequence ATGCCTGACGAGCTGGTATTGCTGACCTTTCCTTCCACCCATTATGCCCTAAAGGCGGAAAAGACCGTCCAGGGTGCCGGACTTCAAGGGCGGCTCATACCAATGCCCCGGGAGCTGAGTTCCTTGTGCGGCCTGGCTCTGGAGCTGGAGCCGGAAATAAGCGTGCACGCTTTAGCCCTTCTTGAGGCAGCAGGCGTCAGGCTGGAAAAAAAGGTAAAGGTGCTCAAAGACCGCGGTCGCATCCGGGTAATAGAGGCAATTGAGAAATATGAAGCAGGCGATTTGCGGGAAAGAGAGGAAAGCGGGTCCTGA
- a CDS encoding ECF transporter S component, whose protein sequence is MLLPLALVFILGLLLASIKINALLLGQGWGLLASVIIIMALVLLYWGFEQGRVSSREVAVIAMLGTIAAVGRVPFAALPNIQPATFMVIISGFVFGPRAGFMVGSTAALVSNFFLGQGPWTPWQMFAWGLAGTSAGVMGIIFPRAGKKVMTVFSFLWGYLFGWIMNLWTWTGFIHPLTWQSLVATYAASFWLDTFHAAGNATFYLLFGSSFVKILQRYRRKLEVTFLPGRKDL, encoded by the coding sequence ATGCTGTTGCCCCTTGCCCTGGTGTTTATCCTGGGCTTGTTGCTGGCCAGTATCAAGATAAACGCCCTTCTTTTGGGCCAGGGGTGGGGTTTGCTGGCTTCGGTAATAATTATTATGGCTCTGGTTTTGCTGTACTGGGGGTTTGAACAGGGACGGGTTTCTTCCCGGGAGGTAGCCGTAATCGCCATGCTGGGTACTATTGCCGCCGTTGGCCGGGTTCCTTTTGCTGCTTTGCCCAATATCCAGCCGGCCACCTTTATGGTAATCATTTCTGGCTTTGTCTTCGGACCGCGGGCCGGGTTTATGGTCGGTTCCACAGCGGCTCTGGTATCCAACTTTTTCCTGGGCCAGGGCCCGTGGACGCCCTGGCAGATGTTTGCCTGGGGGCTGGCCGGCACCTCGGCAGGGGTGATGGGGATTATCTTCCCCCGGGCGGGCAAAAAGGTTATGACGGTATTTAGCTTTCTGTGGGGATACCTTTTTGGCTGGATAATGAACCTGTGGACCTGGACGGGCTTTATTCATCCCCTGACCTGGCAATCCTTGGTGGCCACTTATGCTGCCAGTTTCTGGCTTGATACCTTTCATGCCGCAGGCAACGCTACCTTTTATCTGCTTTTTGGCTCCAGCTTCGTGAAAATACTGCAGCGCTATCGCCGCAAGCTGGAAGTAACTTTCTTACCGGGGAGGAAAGACTTATAA